A stretch of DNA from Solea solea chromosome 20, fSolSol10.1, whole genome shotgun sequence:
TcatggttattttttttctttttctatctaGCTGTCAAACCACAGAGGATAATGATCCAAACATACCAGAAAGATGGCAACAGAGCGCACCAACTCCTTGGTGAGTAAATGTACTAAACCGCTCTATATATCCTTCAGCTCTatattgtgcaaaagtctcaggtcACCACCCActtcattggcatttggattgaaATGATGAAAGTTGGTCTCATCTATAAACTAGCCGTCAATGACGTTTAACTCGTAGGTCATGATTAAGCATGGTTTAATtcaaccattttttttacagtggtgTTGAGCCCGTTCAATTCcctgttatattattattggttATTTCCACAACCAACTATTCAACCATTATTTTagaattttgaataaaaacacaatcgTTATTCTTCCATCATGAAAACAAACTCCCATTGTGATGATTTACAAATGTTGTTGTCGTGTTCTATTGAAGTGTCCTTGATGGTGGAATACAAATTGATCACTGAATTTTTGTGTAATGATGAAGATTTAAGCTGTTGTcctgcctctgttttgttttttttaattttaagtaaAATGTCTTGCTCTTCTAGGTTTGCAACACCTTGTTGAATGCATTTGTGTGGGACAGACGGACAAGCGGTACTACCTTTGCACGCTCTGCAAACAAACTGTGGCCACCAACATGATCATCGCTCACGTCCTGAGCTTTGACCACATCCATAGTTATTTTGTAAGTAGTTATGATGATACAACACATTCAGGGGAACAAACACGAGTCCTAAAAAGTATCTGGCAATAATAAGAATTTAATATTTGCAGGAAGTGAAGCTTCCCTCTACTCTGCTGCCAAAAGAGAGCTACAGTTACTCCAACTCCCTCGTCAACACAATGATTGATCTCGCAAAGCGGACAGACGATAAGGATGGAACCGCAAACGCTGAAATGAAggtgaaataattaaaagtaatgtgtgcatgtacaatgggtgcacttgtttgttttaacgTGAACGTGTACGACTTTGTGTTGTAGCAAGTGAGCCTGGATCCTGCTGAATTTGCGTCAGTGAATTTCACTTGTTATGAAGAAGGTggatacttttcttttttcctcttcctttgcCGTTTTCTATTTCTGTGAATGTGCTGAACATTTAGTCGAATTCATAATAACGTTATACTGAGTCTTTGGCTTTTTAGCTTTGCAGAAGCTAGAATCCATCACCATGGAAAAGAATGGAAGAAGCTTGATTACACACAGTGAGTATTATTTCATGGTGATTTCGGTGAAGTTGTGAGAACATTATTGCTCAGCTTGGAAAACTAGTGTGCTGgtaaagagacacaaagaaatGGACTGAGATAAATGTTGCAATGGTAAACTTAAAAAACTTACCCTTACTCCATCTGTTACTTGCTCAATGTTTCCTGTTAGTCTAGAGTTGTGTTAAATGTAAAAGCAGGAGGGACTTTTTGTAGAAATCAGTAATGCACTTTCTTCTTTCAATAAGCAGATAAAGTTGTTAGTAAGTAGGGAGGAACATAGGCTTTAATGCAAAATACGATGTTTACCAATACCAGTCACTTTAAGTATATTAACATGGTCGGATGTAGCTAGACTTTGTTTAGTACGGCTGCCTCTGCAGGGATAAGAGCGAGGCCTCGCTCTTGACCTCCAACCACGTCCAGGTGGGACCCCACCTGAGCACAACATCCATGCCGTGACTAAGCAAATGCAGCAAACACACCATGATGCAAGGATAATTGATAAACACTATTTaccatacattttcattttttacccACACTTCACAGATGGGCAGAGTCTGAACCAGTCGGACATTTAGCATGACTGTTGGCACAGAAATGTAGAAAGTTAGTGTGTGAGGAGGAAATATTCGAATCGGCAAATGTGAGGGTAACGGACTCGATTCGACCCGACCTCAGACGCAGTCAATCGGACATGTTTGAATTTCTTGAGCCGACTCTGGACACAATCGGGTAGTGTGTACTGATGACTGACCTAGCTGCGAACACGGGTAGCCAACAGCTAATGAAAAAGCTTTTCAGTGGGTTtgacaaatcacacagtctgtgATCCCTCATCATACTCAAGGTTCTAAAAACCTAGGTTCTAATTCATATCATAATGAATAACTTTATTagccaaaaaatgtaaaaaataaacaagcattAAGATTTTATAAAACAGTTTTGAACAAAGGCGTTGTTggaattttaaaatataattttttcaatttctctgttaatctgttaaaataaaaagccattaaatggtctgtatttatgtaacaAAGCTcgggcatgtagactagcagagctgggattTGGATCCACAACCCTTCGAGTCAACTTGCTCTACCAGCTCCTGTCGCCTTTATGTaccaattttattttcatttaactaaatctttttttttttaaacttgcaaatatttaaaattgaaCACTGAATTGACACgtttcatctgtgtttttctaGAATGTTGCAGCGTGTCGGTAAAGTCTGAAGCACCACTGTACAAACTGCACTGCCAGGTGATTCATTAATCTATGAAGATTTTTATTGTAACATGTATaatttgaggtttttttcccATGCAGTGAACTTTTCTATTGTTGCAGAACTGCAAAGTCCTCTTTGAAACAGAGTCCAAGTATATGAAGCATTTGTcggagcagacacacactcgGGTATCAAAGCAAATTTCACATTGTTCTACAGACTTTTATTATTCATGATATGCTACTTGATATATTtctaatggtttttttttcttccaccagATGTGGGAGAAACTCAAAGAAggtattttcttatatttttctatttttaactaATTTCTGTGCATTGTTAACCTCATTTAATTATGATATGTGAATATCTGCTCTCTATTTCAGCTGTAGGCTCTCAATGTTATGAGCAAAGAGGTACAATTTTCTCTCCTGAAAACACGAAAACATTTTATACACCATACTAATAAACTTAATAAAATCTATGAAATATAGCTTCATAGAGTAGcctgtgcatttaaacattaaatgttCATGAATATggtcaaagcttttttttttttttttttgaaaatatccATGAAATGATTAAATGCAAGTcgttaaaagaaacaaacaaatgtacaaagCAATAAACcttgtttattttgtctctAGTAACTGTCAATTTCAATCTGGACTTGTGCTTGTATCTCCGAGAGAGTATGAAACAAAATGAACCAGTTGTTGGTGAGTTGACGCACTTgtcatcagtgtgttttttttgtttgtgtgtgacaccttaaacttctgtttttgttcatgcaGGTGTGTCCCTGGTCGTGGCATGTGTGAGCTCTCGAGTCCATGTCGAGCCCATCTACATTTGCTTTGCCTGTCAGAACTGTTTCCCAGAGTCTTTTCTCCGGCAACACtttaaatcacagaaacatGTCATTCTTACCTTAGTGAGTTACTGTATGTACTGGCTTCAATAATGTGTTGGTAGTTTAGGTGGTGTTTGTGGATTGTATTTGTGATGGAACTCAGGCTGTGACTAAATCGAATGATTTTAATTGCTggtgtcacttttttttgttgtttttgtgtaaagaTGTGTTTGTAACGCTGGGATGTGAAACCCTCATTAAATCAGGCAAACTAGAATAAGTCAGTTACAATGAACAGAAATAGTTTtagtttcaaattaaaacaatttaatatgAACACAATATTGTCCAAGTCTTGAATGAAAAGGCGCAGAAAGAAGAATAATCTTATTTACTCTACCCCAGTAAATGAATttacatggtgtgtgtgtttatattacaaattataataatatacacaaaaataaaacgagtaaataaagtcatagtccaacacagccactcactttcccagacaaacaaatacattttgttacattttattgtaGTGTGTTGTGAgttgtaaaacaaaatataatgtataaaacacaacaaaataaccATATATTGCTTTCATCCTTTCAGCTCTACCAGAATCCCTGGCGGCTTCCTTTTGCCTGGAAGAGTCCTCAGGATTTAAAAGCCCTGAAGACGATGGCCTGGGAAGAGGCAAAGGCAAGAGGACCAGATGACATGATTCTCAAGGTAAAGTCATTTCTAAAGAACCACAAATAAATTAGCCATAAAAGGCAGTAACTAACAGTTAAAGTGTTGTTCATATAATACAGTATTatccttttatttcccttttcaggCTTTTGATATCCCCTACTCGGTATTTCACTGCCTCATCCCACCAAATTACGAAAAAGGTGAGTTGTTTTGGAGATATTTGATCTATTTGAAGATAGATGAAGATGATTTATAtcgtatttattttattcagtgaTGAGACAAATAAGAGGTGTATAAAAACTAAGATTTCAGTGTATTTAACTAAATTCAAAATAGTGActgtctctttatttttttgtctgcagTGATGAAGGCACTTGTATTATTCCACGTTTACTTGATGAATaaaggtttgttttattgttaaattaCGTAATGGTGTATAAAGATGTACCGTATACGTCTAGTCATTTATCGTTTATTTTTATGCCTGCACAGTTCCACAGTGTGAGACGTACAGCAGACTCCAGCAAAATGAGAGATTTCCTCTCCTCGGTGAGTATtcctgagagaaaaacaaaggtttCCTTTGTCTAAAATCATGTGTGCTCTGTGAGTGACATGGATGTACTTACTTATTGTAGGCAAACAGTTCCTGGTCATTCATGCATGTGGGACTAAAGTGGGGTTCGTGTGCTTACTGTGCGAGCAAACAATGATGGATGATGAATTTTACGCCCATGTGTTCAGCTGGAAACATGTTGCAACATTTCTGGTGAGTATTTTTGCTTGCAACCTCTTACTTTTTGGTTTTCTCCTGActattttttattatgtgaAGTAATTTACATAGGGGTTGTGTAACACAATGAGCAGTCAATGcataattgtaattgtaattaaCACAGGGAGCTCTTTTTTTGTGCCACATACTTAACATAAATATGATTCcagactttttaattatttctaaaataaaaacaaaaacacacggaACAGACTTGCTGAAGACCTGAGGGCAGCAGAAATTATCAATATTTTTAAAGGTAAAGTTGAAACTGCTGCTTGCctctcaaatgtatttttaaatgatttattattttctctccttttttatacattttattattgtttattgtattttctgtttaaacCTTATTTTCTCTCCTTTAATTCTACTGACTTCTGTTCAGTCATTAGTTCTTTGAATCTCCAGTGTCTCCTCGTCTTACTGTTCTGTCTCTGCTCCTTTATCTATTTAACATGCTGCAGGAGTGGGTGGTGAGTGACAGATGCACTACTGTGGCTTTGTTTTATCGTTTATATTGTGACACACTTTGAATTGTGTAAAGAgagtctgattgactgactgattaattcattgtgtgtttgtgaattcaGAACCGGTTCCACCCAGGTTCGCTGAGtggaaacactgacactgcaACCTTACTGGACTTGGCAAAACAGGCGGCAAATCTTCACCCCACATCTAATGAACAGGTATCCTACAGTAGGAATGAAGCCTCTGCACCGTCTTCATGTCACAACTCCTCTTTAGgtgtttaaatgtaatattttggcTTTTGAAGGGGATCAATTTGGACACGCCCATCTGCATGCCATGCCCCTATGAAACAGGTGCGTGTGTATTTCCATGTATGTTATCTGTATCTTATAAAATAAGAAGTCTCctgatttatttttgctgttttgtttccagTGGTAGAAATCCTGGAAGCTGCAAAAAGACAACACGGGGGAGGACAGCTTGAACCCACCATAGCCCCTCGCTACAAGCTGTGTAAGCGCTTTGACAGTTTTATCAAGGGCCAGATTTCCTCTCATGAGCCATggcaacatttgttttgtctcaTCAAGCACTCTCTCTGATTTCTCAGCCCCCAGACAATCTCTAATACAGGTGGGCAACAACACCGTGAGAGacaacacacaggaaaacagtGGGGCTGTGGTGGAATTGGAGAAAAAGAACTGCGTTAAATCAACTGACAAGGAAGACACCATAGAAAAGGTGTCAGTTGAACCCAGTTCTAAAATCATCATAAAATGCAGCCTGAAAAGTGATGAAGCCAGCAAGGAGACTCCCACGCCATGTGGTGCACGCccagaaaagacaaaagaggTGTATTCAAAACCGTGTCCAGATGGAGTTCAGAATGCAGTCAAGGAGACAAGCCAGCGGTTAAAGGAAGAGGTAGCAGAAGACACAAAGGTACAGATGGAAAAGGACATAAAGAAGGAAGTAACGGAGGAGTGTATAACAAGAGAACAAATTTCAGAGGTCCCACAAAGCTGCCAGAACACAGTCGGCAGTGAACGCACAGAGGCTGAACAAGAAAGTAGCATAACTAGCAAGGACGTCCCAACACTGAGGGATGTCGTGTACAGCAACAACGACAGAAAGAGGCCACACAGCTCGTCTGACAAATCCGAGGGTCTGGAGGGAGAGATTGCACTTAAAAGACAAAGAATGAACGCTGAAGAAGACTCCCCTTcgaaaaaatcacaaaatatgcTATGTGGTGGACAGACACTCACAGCCACCATCAACCAGAGAGAGAATATCGAACTATGTCAGAAGACTGCCACGACCCAAGGTACACTATCTGAATGCCGTATTTCATGTagattttcttattttgtgttAGAATGTTTAAGTCTGTGGCTGAAAAAGATGATACTCTCACAGTGTCTTCGGACAAGGAAGTGCTCCGACCAAGTCGACTTTGGAATTATATCAAAAACATGAACCGGGagcctgtgattggtcagtgtttttttttttttctcccctccccCCTGTTTTGAAATGCTTAACATTTCAAAACAGTAAATGATAAATCTCCATGTTAATGCTACTCTCCTTGACTGTGTGAGTTGTTTCTGATGCATCAAAATATGAGAAATATACAACTATCTTGTGCACACTTTCATGTTTATTACttgtaaatcttgtttttagCTTTTGGTTTAAAATTGTTAGCTGATGTCACAAATGGATAGACAGAGGGAccatttttaataattgttCCCTTTATACCAGATCTTTATTCATCTTGACATTCAAATAATTTCTGTATCTAAAACATTTCTTGCCATTATGGATAATTGTCATAATAATTACACTAAACATCATATTTTGTAGGCTTAAGTGCGCTGCTCGAATGCCACAGTGATCAGCATAATCCAATCTACCTCTGCCAGAGCTGCGATGTGAAGCGCAGAGATAGCCGCATCATCTCCCATGTCAGTAATTATGAACATCACAAGAACTATATGATGGTGAGTGGCTGGGAATGAACGGGTAACATGGTGTGTCTTTTACATAGTGATTCATAGTTTCTACCATATTCTGTACAAATTGTTGTAGATGATGTTAGTTGATGGCCTTATTCCCACTTTTGCCTCTGGATGCTTCTGTCTCTAGAAGATACAGAAAATCTCATCTCAACAGGAGAGGAACATGAGCAGGAAGAACATCAGACAATTGGCTGCTTCGGTGGAACAAACTGAAGGATTTGGAGAGGCCCAGGTTTGGACCCTTCCCAGTTTCTCTTCCAAGTTGACATTTTGATGAAttaatgacttaaaaaaaaccagaacAAAATCAAAAGAAGGCTTTATCAACTGGGCCAAAAAGAAAGTTACCAACGCTAAGCGAAGACCTGAGACTTGCTTTTGTGAAATCATCAGTGTGCATTTTGGTCCTGAGTAAAATAATGCAGCCTCCTCAGATATTGCTTTTACTGGAAATCAGGATGGTAGCGACGAGACTGCACCTTAGTTAGCCACGTGTTGCTATAGAAAACGGTTAgaactttaaatatttaaaccaaaataatgtGTACTTTTTGCTAATAGTGTGTTTTATGTCTGGACTTCTAGGTTATTGATCTGGATGAAAACATTTACCAGCTCATCTCAAGTCAGGAATTTAATTTAGGCAAGTGTGCACCTGACCTCCATTTTGAgcattcttttttgttcttggtTGAAGTTAACGTAGTGTGcaattgtcttttattattctgtatcAGCCATACAGACTGTCAAGGAGGTTCAGGCTCAACAGGACGgcaaacatgttttccttttaacTTCAGCTCTGCAAGATACTCATTCTCACGCTGAGGTCAACTTCCAGGTCAGTGAATTAAGCGtttcttttgtgaaaaatatttCTATTTCAGTCTCAGTCAgttctgatagtattgcttgacacagtctgttttcagatgaagaacgTAGCATACAaatatttctgttcacaaagaccaaacagaggctgaAAATTAGCATCAgctatttgaaaaaaacactagAACTATGCACTGCAACTTTTAATTGAGCTTCATATAGTATATTAGTGTAGATATTATGTTTTGGGGTACACAATAAACCCTGTCTAATgtggtttttcattttcaaggtGGAGGAGATGGATTCAAGTGATTCAAACTCTGAGACTAAACCATCCTCCGTAACTGCACCCATGTCTGTCGTGATTGGAAGCACTTCCAAAGAAGTCCCTCCTGAATCAGAATCAAAAGTTTCTGTTTCCAAAAGTGTTCAAGATGCATCCAGTGTTCATGTGTCCAAAAGCAGGACAACCATGGCCAGGTTGCATTCTGACTCCACAGAAAATAACAGTCATAATAAAATCGCTCAGAATACGACTTTCAAACCTTTAGTAACAGAAACCACTTCCAATATGTTGGCCATGTGTCCTCGAAACACTACAATGACCGTAAGTGCACGTCCAGTCAGCATGTCCAGCTGCACTGCAGCCACCACCTCTTTGGGAAAAACAACCTACAAATGTTTATCTGCCACTGATGGTACCACCAAACTGACTGCAGGCAACCCCAGCTCTAGTGCAAACACCATATCAGCCTCACCATATCACCATATCAGTCTCACAGGAACCACCTCTACGTCCAATGTGGCCGCCTCGGGCAAAGCCTCAACCACAAAACCCACATTGTCAAAACCCCTGAATAGCACAAATGAAACATGGTCCAAAATGACAGAAGAAGCCTCAAGTAAACCTGTACGCATTTCTCAAACTGGATCCACTGCGTTCCATGAAACCGCTTGTATGTCTGCACACTCTGAAAAAGCATCTCAAACTAAAGTGACGCACTCTAAGGCTAAAACATCAGTGACAAGTGAAAATAATAAAGCCTGTGCCAAGGCGGCGCGTATGAAGACTGTGAAGGATGCAAGTGCTGACATTGCACCACGTGCTTGTGTGAGTAATCCACCTGCTGCTCCCCTCGAAGCACCGGCCACGTCTGTCAAGTCAGGACTCGTCAGTCCATCCGCGGAGCCGTCACATACCCACACAATGAAGATTAAGCCAAAAGAAAACCGACGTACAGTTGgtaagatttttatttatatatatatatatatatatatatatatatatatatatatatatatatatatatatatatatatatatatatatatatatatatatatatatatatatgagaaaTATGTCATTTACTGTTCATTTATCTTCCAGGCTTTTATGAGCTGATCTTGGTGAATTGTGAAAAGAGGCGACAGGTGTACTGTAAACTGTGTTCCAAGCGGATGACTGACTCCGCACATACCTCTACTTTGACCCACCAATCTAATTATGTGGTACGTACCTGATGAGTCTTGTGGAAGGAAATGTTAAAGTCTTAACTGAGTTGACTGCTCTGAATTTCTCCTACCAGAATAAGCTGTACGGGCCCAACATTGAGACGACTCATTTTGAGAAGATCATCGCGCACTTGGCTGAAGCTGAAAAGTATGCTGGAAATCGAAAGGACCAGGTGATATGGCATGAACTGAAATGAACGTTTTGTACTGCATGTGTAAATATTCTCTCCCAGGACATGCTCAACCAATGAAGAGCATGTTAAATAGGCCACAAATATAGAGCCTAGGTTAAAAGCAAATGCTGACATGATCAAGGATTTTAGCAATATGCAGTGCGTTTAATGTGTTATTTGGAGGTGATAATTTGATAAACTGGAGAAAGAACTGCAGATTGTGATTGGCAGACAAAAAGACATATATATTTTTCAACCTTTGTACAGATTAACAGTCAGAGCGTGGAAGTGAAGAATGATGTGTACCTAGAGCTGGCTGCTCTCCCTGATGACAAAGGTAAGATCTTCTAATATCCTTAAAAGAGTTGTCAAATTCTATGGGTCttactgtttttgttaaataactttcctttattttcttttttttaagtagaaAATACTACCATGTTTTTGCTGTAGTTGCATCTAGATAAAAGCCCCAGTATCGAATGGGTTGATTCTCAAACAGGGAATAAATCAGTTCTGTGTGAATGTCTATACTAAGCTGTTGCCGGGGTTAAATGTCTAAACTAAACTGTGCATAGGTGTTTAGACAAGTGTCTGGAATGTCCGTTTATGTATATGTTATGTGGATGTCCGTA
This window harbors:
- the LOC131447913 gene encoding uncharacterized protein LOC131447913 produces the protein MDYVSLSCLICLNKYSKFFEIKNHVCTGQHRQKFKAVFQEEQSYSKAWVPYIGFLNPQNLNQLKVGVSLLTVYYCTESETFFYLCHVCEEKYGPVGIFSHLFSTDHCIKYFCYTDPNLLSFSWMPSMDISSILRPWIIKESIKKESGTLQFLNIPENLKKKFDACSYSEVMDTLRGNYKLLKIFEAVKPQRIMIQTYQKDGNRAHQLLGLQHLVECICVGQTDKRYYLCTLCKQTVATNMIIAHVLSFDHIHSYFEVKLPSTLLPKESYSYSNSLVNTMIDLAKRTDDKDGTANAEMKQVSLDPAEFASVNFTCYEEALQKLESITMEKNGRSLITHKCCSVSVKSEAPLYKLHCQNCKVLFETESKYMKHLSEQTHTRMWEKLKEAVGSQCYEQRVTVNFNLDLCLYLRESMKQNEPVVGVSLVVACVSSRVHVEPIYICFACQNCFPESFLRQHFKSQKHVILTLLYQNPWRLPFAWKSPQDLKALKTMAWEEAKARGPDDMILKAFDIPYSVFHCLIPPNYEKVMKALVLFHVYLMNKVPQCETYSRLQQNERFPLLGKQFLVIHACGTKVGFVCLLCEQTMMDDEFYAHVFSWKHVATFLNRFHPGSLSGNTDTATLLDLAKQAANLHPTSNEQGINLDTPICMPCPYETVVEILEAAKRQHGGGQLEPTIAPRYKLSPRQSLIQVGNNTVRDNTQENSGAVVELEKKNCVKSTDKEDTIEKVSVEPSSKIIIKCSLKSDEASKETPTPCGARPEKTKEVYSKPCPDGVQNAVKETSQRLKEEVAEDTKVQMEKDIKKEVTEECITREQISEVPQSCQNTVGSERTEAEQESSITSKDVPTLRDVVYSNNDRKRPHSSSDKSEGLEGEIALKRQRMNAEEDSPSKKSQNMLCGGQTLTATINQRENIELCQKTATTQVSSDKEVLRPSRLWNYIKNMNREPVIGLSALLECHSDQHNPIYLCQSCDVKRRDSRIISHVSNYEHHKNYMMKIQKISSQQERNMSRKNIRQLAASVEQTEGFGEAQVIDLDENIYQLISSQEFNLAIQTVKEVQAQQDGKHVFLLTSALQDTHSHAEVNFQVEEMDSSDSNSETKPSSVTAPMSVVIGSTSKEVPPESESKVSVSKSVQDASSVHVSKSRTTMARLHSDSTENNSHNKIAQNTTFKPLVTETTSNMLAMCPRNTTMTVSARPVSMSSCTAATTSLGKTTYKCLSATDGTTKLTAGNPSSSANTISASPYHHISLTGTTSTSNVAASGKASTTKPTLSKPLNSTNETWSKMTEEASSKPVRISQTGSTAFHETACMSAHSEKASQTKVTHSKAKTSVTSENNKACAKAARMKTVKDASADIAPRACVSNPPAAPLEAPATSVKSGLVSPSAEPSHTHTMKIKPKENRRTVGFYELILVNCEKRRQVYCKLCSKRMTDSAHTSTLTHQSNYVNKLYGPNIETTHFEKIIAHLAEAEKYAGNRKDQINSQSVEVKNDVYLELAALPDDKAIEKLQDILRQKALQVPSVSTSDNAQVKLQVVGSSRCEVSSPDDGICVPLNQTSGLSVTNQPVQENVHVTESPCASELRSNLKEQADHSGGAPSGTEKGPGPSDLTPEQVQPFLLFKSDPDPIPPPSIQEADTTVLVPVKQERFDPFFDAPAHIEVMPAVQRPVPVEHPQCCAHSIAAHSTHTSLVTSIKQEPLSLDLLRTERENERRPSLTEEHVPAMFVPGPEQHSASVHQVLPRTSEGAANQSCMERLDPEPVIGLGFVWKCRGTSGNTFYLCESCEKTFSTSHIAHVSSPNHWYKYIRWQHPSFMSYWEGDHPLERKLKALRATAVCLSLRESDVTVQDVPLGPELYEHVHRAPFGEALQIAQHIKKEENGSSI